One window of Litorilinea aerophila genomic DNA carries:
- a CDS encoding fucose pyrophosphorylase domain-containing protein produces MTGPSHITQGHRSFLRQAHLNNWQRYLASLGRAQPTSALPPARSWDLCILTASDEGQADMVRRQLAWRREAGLLPVNTDFHVVPDPEGRRIGSGGATLRILARLFRPELLPPLTRENPANLRVLVIHSGGDSRRLPHCSATGKLFARVPRQLPDGRASTIFDEFLINLSGVASSAPPGILLVSGDVLLLFDHLQLSLQRRGVLGVSVAASLSVGTRHGVYVADAQPHGNTAAVRAFLHKPSPEQLRQAGAVAPDGQVQVDTGLVWMDAATARRFADLTSQEPVARLCRLTKTATDSHGPLPPLNLYGDLLLPLARETHLEAYLADESDGPATPGLQAARRTIWQELRGTPFSAVRLQPAVFVHFGTSEEYWRMVAADPDLAHTCGWTSQAMAWPQEPGPAGEPPEGGSLFLINAVVEGPIAGAADAQGPALVVDSHLAGPVTLAGPGIVAGLHTARPLQLPPGLVLHQLPVDGGVVTRLFGLYDDPKRPWDDPAATFLNRPWAAWLAGLDLPPEVIWPGISPEARTLWNARLYPRTGDREESLWLTLGLLEAIASATPDPAWRARWEAQPRLSLAESFVQADGQRILDEMAAVEDRVMAHRTFAAMAAERPASEIAQLFHSGGEARPGRRRLLERWLAEADPLLQMRGYKALAVATGEGHWEDRAFGVLAGLIQDDVRGHRRPGRPPVPATGHGHAVRVAAAARIDFGGGWTDTPPYSIERGGTVLNGAITLHGAHPIVAEAAWLPEPRLVLESRDIGESVVLEAAGEALDYANPADPFALLKAALVLKGLVPEDASPQMPLAELLRETGGVRLSTQTHIPRGSGLGTSSIMAGALLASLDRLLGQESNQSRLFDEVLCLEQMLTTGGGWQDQVGGLVGGIKLVHTAPGLPQRITVDPVALPPAVQEQLGQCLCLVYTGQQRLAKNLLRAVMGRWMARDPEMVWILEEIGRLAVAMRDALAAGDLGQFGALLAEHWALNKRMDPGCTNPFIDELFERMTPYIHGGKLAGAGGGGFALVLARDGQAARELAAMLMERYQGTPVGLWPCAIAAQGLVCSVP; encoded by the coding sequence ATGACCGGACCATCCCACATCACCCAGGGCCACCGGAGCTTCCTCCGCCAGGCCCACCTCAACAACTGGCAGCGCTACCTGGCCTCCCTGGGCCGGGCACAGCCCACATCGGCCCTGCCGCCGGCCCGAAGCTGGGATCTCTGCATCCTCACGGCCAGCGACGAGGGCCAGGCCGACATGGTGCGCCGCCAGCTGGCCTGGCGCCGGGAGGCTGGCCTCCTGCCCGTGAACACCGACTTTCACGTGGTGCCCGACCCGGAGGGCCGGCGCATCGGCTCCGGCGGCGCCACCCTGCGCATCCTGGCCAGACTCTTTCGGCCCGAACTGCTCCCACCCCTCACCCGGGAAAATCCGGCGAACCTGCGGGTCCTGGTCATCCATTCCGGGGGCGACTCCCGGCGTCTGCCCCACTGTTCCGCCACCGGCAAACTCTTTGCCCGGGTCCCCCGGCAGCTGCCGGACGGCCGCGCCTCCACCATCTTCGACGAATTTCTCATCAATCTGAGCGGCGTGGCCAGCAGCGCCCCGCCCGGCATCCTGCTGGTCTCTGGGGATGTGCTGCTCCTCTTCGACCACCTCCAGCTCTCCCTGCAGCGCCGGGGTGTCCTGGGCGTATCGGTGGCCGCGTCCCTCTCCGTGGGCACCCGCCACGGCGTCTACGTGGCCGACGCCCAACCCCATGGCAACACCGCGGCCGTCCGGGCCTTCCTGCACAAGCCCTCCCCAGAGCAGCTCCGCCAGGCTGGGGCCGTGGCCCCGGACGGGCAGGTGCAGGTGGATACCGGCCTGGTCTGGATGGACGCCGCCACGGCCCGGCGATTTGCCGACCTGACATCCCAGGAGCCGGTGGCCCGGCTTTGCCGGCTGACGAAAACGGCCACAGACTCTCACGGCCCCCTGCCCCCCCTGAACCTCTACGGGGACCTGCTGTTGCCCCTGGCCCGGGAGACCCACCTGGAGGCCTACCTGGCGGACGAAAGCGACGGCCCGGCCACGCCAGGCCTCCAGGCCGCCCGCCGGACCATCTGGCAGGAGCTGCGGGGCACGCCCTTCTCCGCAGTCAGGCTCCAGCCGGCCGTCTTCGTCCACTTTGGCACCTCGGAAGAATACTGGCGCATGGTGGCCGCCGACCCCGACCTGGCCCATACCTGCGGCTGGACGAGCCAGGCCATGGCCTGGCCCCAGGAGCCTGGGCCGGCTGGTGAGCCTCCGGAAGGAGGCTCCCTGTTCCTGATCAACGCCGTGGTGGAAGGGCCCATCGCCGGGGCAGCCGACGCCCAAGGCCCTGCCCTGGTGGTGGACAGCCACCTGGCCGGGCCCGTCACCCTGGCCGGCCCCGGCATCGTCGCCGGCCTGCACACGGCCCGCCCGCTCCAGTTGCCCCCGGGCCTGGTCCTGCACCAGCTCCCGGTGGACGGCGGCGTCGTCACCCGGCTCTTCGGCCTGTACGACGACCCCAAACGGCCGTGGGACGACCCGGCCGCCACCTTCCTCAACCGTCCCTGGGCGGCGTGGCTGGCCGGGCTGGATCTGCCGCCGGAAGTCATCTGGCCGGGCATCTCCCCCGAGGCACGCACCCTCTGGAACGCCCGGCTCTACCCCCGCACCGGGGACCGGGAGGAGAGCCTGTGGCTGACCCTGGGCCTCCTGGAAGCGATAGCATCGGCTACCCCGGACCCGGCCTGGCGGGCCCGCTGGGAAGCCCAGCCCCGCCTCTCCCTGGCCGAAAGCTTCGTCCAGGCCGACGGCCAGCGCATCCTGGACGAAATGGCCGCGGTGGAAGACCGGGTCATGGCCCATCGCACCTTCGCCGCCATGGCGGCCGAACGGCCCGCCTCCGAGATCGCGCAGCTATTTCACAGCGGCGGCGAAGCGCGGCCCGGGCGACGCCGGCTGCTGGAACGCTGGCTGGCCGAGGCCGATCCCCTGCTCCAAATGCGGGGCTACAAGGCCCTGGCCGTGGCCACCGGAGAGGGGCACTGGGAAGATCGGGCGTTCGGCGTGCTGGCCGGGCTGATCCAGGACGACGTCCGCGGGCACCGCAGGCCGGGCCGGCCTCCTGTCCCAGCCACCGGCCACGGCCACGCCGTCCGGGTGGCTGCGGCGGCCCGCATCGACTTTGGCGGCGGCTGGACCGACACGCCCCCCTACAGCATCGAGCGGGGCGGCACCGTCCTCAACGGCGCCATCACCCTCCACGGAGCCCACCCCATCGTGGCCGAGGCCGCCTGGCTGCCCGAGCCCCGGCTCGTCCTGGAAAGCCGGGACATCGGCGAGTCGGTGGTCCTGGAGGCCGCCGGCGAGGCGCTAGACTACGCGAACCCGGCCGATCCCTTCGCCCTGCTCAAGGCCGCCCTGGTCCTGAAAGGACTGGTCCCTGAAGACGCTTCCCCCCAGATGCCCCTGGCCGAACTCCTTCGGGAGACGGGCGGCGTGCGCCTCAGCACCCAGACCCACATTCCCCGGGGCTCGGGATTGGGCACCAGCTCCATCATGGCCGGCGCGTTGCTGGCCAGCCTGGACCGCCTCCTGGGCCAGGAGAGCAACCAGAGCCGGCTCTTCGACGAGGTCCTCTGCCTGGAACAGATGCTGACCACCGGCGGCGGCTGGCAGGACCAGGTGGGCGGCCTGGTGGGCGGCATCAAGCTAGTGCACACCGCCCCCGGCCTGCCCCAGCGCATCACCGTGGATCCTGTGGCCCTCCCCCCCGCGGTGCAGGAGCAACTCGGCCAGTGCCTGTGCCTGGTCTACACCGGCCAGCAGCGCCTGGCCAAGAACCTCCTGCGCGCGGTCATGGGCCGCTGGATGGCCCGGGACCCGGAGATGGTCTGGATCCTGGAGGAAATTGGCCGGCTGGCCGTGGCCATGCGGGACGCCCTGGCTGCGGGCGACCTGGGCCAGTTTGGCGCCCTGCTGGCCGAGCACTGGGCGCTCAACAAGCGCATGGACCCCGGCTGCACCAACCCGTTCATCGATGAACTCTTCGAGCGGATGACCCCCTACATCCACGGCGGCAAGCTGGCCGGCGCCGGGGGCGGCGGCTTCGCCCTGGTGCTGGCCCGGGACGGCCAGGCCGCTCGGGAGCTGGCCGCCATGCTCATGGAGCGCTACCAGGGTACCCCGGTGGGGCTGTGGCCCTGCGCCATCGCCGCCCAGGGCCTGGTCTGTTCTGTCCCATAA
- a CDS encoding TolB family protein — MQTSQRPRWLVALLLGLLALGWAGHGPVPVLAQQIGQPAGTAIHLPLQWNGPDTIPAAELATAAPPLQAVAVQGDFQIQHIPDPDGDILRVLPGPAPQAGTERSVFLAWPLPDPDAGFDVPAGRAITLTVSARLFSPPEGARLTIQEQGEAWSSSSVAMDGIQWTTYTVRRAIGDGAAAVQMGIVWRPTLDNAWLELRNLQVEIGPPGLTVPLELLSPTDTPTPPPPPTPTPTATAAPTEPPAQEEAPTPILLVVTSTPTPADVFEAATRVAQATEWARILGTATPTPPNMVTATFTPTPVIVTNTPTPGNPATATYVALLATAQAVTTGTATPFPPNAVVLVATDTPTPTPRPAQGRPTPTPTPIFVYLEDLRPTPVPTATPPFPEALQGKILFLSDMFGTTRRPNAFVINPDGTGLALLTSRHFYDRAKARDAYSADRRFYAYALREHANGQAGLVQLFYDDALYGSSRHQLTYFGVGTAWAPAWSPVDEVVALVSSESANDEIWLVRRNEWPPRQLTHNEWEWDHSPSFSPDGSQIVFASNRVSGLRQLWIMDADGSNPRQLTFLLPYEAWDPVWVKYTDD, encoded by the coding sequence ATGCAGACTTCACAACGACCCCGCTGGCTCGTGGCCCTGCTCCTGGGCCTGCTGGCCCTGGGATGGGCCGGCCATGGGCCGGTGCCTGTCCTTGCCCAACAGATCGGCCAACCGGCCGGGACGGCGATCCACCTGCCCCTCCAGTGGAACGGCCCGGACACCATCCCCGCCGCCGAGCTGGCCACGGCCGCGCCCCCCCTCCAGGCGGTGGCCGTGCAGGGGGATTTCCAGATCCAGCACATCCCGGATCCAGACGGCGACATACTGCGGGTGCTGCCCGGGCCTGCGCCCCAGGCCGGAACGGAGCGAAGCGTCTTCCTGGCCTGGCCCCTGCCGGACCCGGACGCCGGCTTCGACGTGCCCGCCGGCCGGGCCATCACCCTGACCGTCTCCGCGCGCCTCTTCTCGCCCCCGGAAGGCGCCCGGCTGACTATTCAGGAACAGGGGGAGGCGTGGTCCAGCAGCAGCGTCGCCATGGACGGCATCCAGTGGACCACCTACACCGTCCGCCGGGCCATCGGAGACGGCGCCGCTGCGGTGCAGATGGGCATCGTCTGGCGCCCCACCCTGGACAACGCCTGGCTGGAACTGCGCAACCTGCAGGTGGAGATAGGCCCGCCGGGCCTGACGGTACCCCTGGAGCTCCTCTCGCCCACAGACACGCCCACACCGCCGCCCCCCCCCACGCCCACGCCGACGGCCACTGCCGCGCCGACCGAGCCACCAGCCCAGGAGGAAGCCCCCACCCCGATCCTCCTGGTGGTCACCTCCACCCCCACGCCGGCCGACGTCTTCGAAGCCGCCACCCGGGTGGCCCAGGCCACGGAATGGGCCCGCATCCTGGGCACAGCCACGCCCACGCCGCCCAACATGGTGACCGCCACCTTCACCCCCACGCCGGTTATCGTCACCAACACGCCCACGCCGGGCAACCCGGCCACGGCCACCTACGTGGCCCTGCTGGCCACGGCCCAGGCCGTCACCACCGGCACGGCCACCCCCTTCCCGCCGAACGCGGTGGTGCTGGTGGCCACCGACACGCCGACACCCACGCCCAGGCCGGCCCAGGGGCGCCCCACCCCCACGCCCACGCCCATCTTCGTCTACCTCGAAGATCTGCGGCCCACGCCCGTGCCCACGGCCACGCCCCCCTTCCCGGAGGCGCTCCAGGGCAAGATCCTCTTCCTGTCGGACATGTTCGGCACCACCCGGCGGCCCAACGCCTTCGTCATCAACCCGGACGGCACGGGCCTGGCCCTCCTGACCAGTCGCCATTTCTACGACCGGGCCAAAGCCCGGGATGCCTACTCGGCCGACCGACGCTTCTACGCCTATGCCCTGCGGGAACATGCCAACGGCCAGGCTGGCCTGGTTCAGCTCTTCTACGACGACGCCCTGTACGGCAGCAGCCGCCACCAGCTCACCTACTTCGGCGTGGGCACTGCGTGGGCGCCGGCCTGGTCGCCCGTGGATGAGGTGGTGGCCCTGGTCTCCAGCGAAAGCGCCAACGACGAGATCTGGCTGGTGCGCCGCAACGAGTGGCCGCCCCGGCAGCTCACCCACAACGAATGGGAATGGGACCACAGCCCCAGCTTCTCGCCCGACGGCAGCCAGATCGTCTTCGCCTCCAACCGGGTGTCGGGCCTGCGCCAGCTCTGGATCATGGATGCAGACGGTAGCAACCCCAGGCAGCTCACCTTCCTGCTGCCGTACGAGGCGTGGGATCCGGTGTGGGTGAAGTACACGGACGATTGA
- a CDS encoding Rpn family recombination-promoting nuclease/putative transposase produces the protein MAEIANPHDKFFKETLSQPGAAETFIRHFLPAAVTELLDLDQLQPVKDSFVDETLQEHFSDLIFEAPLQGEDTLFVCVLFEHKSRIDPLVGLQVLRYMVQGWESMLRQRGRMHPIFPVVVYHGPVRWRIATNFQVLFDLPEALRRYTPEFHYHLSDLSAYSDEELKATAVLAAGLLTLKYIFRPELRTHLPEVIRLWYTLHEHTSGLGSLETLLRYITAAGRHVTVEDVRQALEIVLPQGGGLMGTIAQELIEQGLQQGLQQGLQQGLQQGEQQGLRQGLLTGIRLALKLKFGLAGVALMAEIAPIEDVNVLQTIADAIEFVNSPEELRQLYPRAE, from the coding sequence ATGGCCGAGATTGCCAATCCCCACGACAAGTTTTTCAAAGAGACGTTAAGCCAGCCCGGCGCGGCAGAGACCTTCATCCGCCATTTTTTGCCTGCCGCGGTGACCGAGCTGCTTGACCTGGATCAGCTTCAGCCGGTGAAGGACTCCTTCGTCGATGAAACGCTGCAAGAACACTTCTCCGACCTGATCTTCGAGGCGCCGCTGCAAGGGGAGGATACGCTTTTCGTGTGCGTGCTCTTCGAGCACAAGAGCCGCATCGACCCGCTGGTTGGGTTGCAGGTGTTGCGCTACATGGTGCAGGGCTGGGAGTCGATGCTGCGCCAGCGCGGGCGGATGCACCCGATTTTTCCGGTGGTGGTCTATCACGGCCCTGTGCGCTGGCGCATCGCCACCAACTTCCAGGTGCTGTTCGACCTGCCCGAAGCGCTGCGGCGCTACACACCGGAGTTTCACTACCATCTGAGCGACCTGTCCGCCTACAGCGACGAGGAGCTCAAGGCGACGGCCGTGTTGGCCGCGGGGCTGCTGACGCTCAAGTACATCTTCCGTCCCGAACTGCGCACCCACCTGCCGGAGGTGATTCGGCTGTGGTATACTTTGCATGAACATACGTCAGGATTGGGATCTTTGGAGACGTTGCTGCGCTACATTACAGCAGCAGGGCGACATGTGACTGTGGAAGATGTGCGCCAGGCGCTGGAGATCGTGTTGCCTCAAGGAGGTGGACTGATGGGAACCATTGCCCAGGAATTGATTGAGCAGGGGTTGCAACAGGGACTGCAACAGGGACTGCAACAGGGACTGCAGCAGGGTGAGCAGCAGGGGCTACGTCAAGGGCTGCTCACCGGCATCCGGCTGGCCTTGAAGCTCAAGTTCGGCCTGGCCGGCGTCGCCTTGATGGCGGAGATCGCCCCCATCGAGGATGTGAACGTTCTGCAGACCATTGCCGACGCCATCGAGTTCGTCAACAGCCCGGAAGAGCTGCGTCAGCTCTACCCAAGGGCTGAATAG
- a CDS encoding nucleotidyltransferase domain-containing protein: MDTDAHLAEQRTAYVASLEEALQQILGQLRQMPQVERVILFGSYAAGHRNLFTDLDLLVVMDSRQDFLTRSAQLRQRLKVDVDLDLAERWLAQATITSPLAIPTAFLAASQPKCSPRKRRQAPWPWPGRRSPGSERCSPGSQNNLEVEPCGP, translated from the coding sequence GTGGACACGGACGCCCATCTGGCTGAACAGCGCACAGCATACGTCGCCAGCCTGGAGGAAGCCCTGCAGCAGATCCTGGGGCAACTGCGCCAGATGCCCCAGGTGGAGCGGGTGATCCTCTTCGGCTCCTATGCGGCCGGGCATCGGAATCTCTTCACCGACCTGGACCTGCTGGTGGTGATGGATTCCCGGCAGGACTTCTTGACCCGCAGCGCCCAGTTGCGCCAACGCCTCAAAGTTGATGTGGACCTGGATCTAGCTGAACGTTGGTTGGCCCAGGCAACTATTACATCCCCACTCGCTATCCCAACGGCCTTCCTGGCGGCATCCCAGCCGAAGTGTTCACCCAGGAAGCGGCGGCAGGCGCCGTGGCCCTGGCCCGGGAGGCGGTCACCTGGATCCGAGCGTTGCTCACCGGGAAGCCAGAATAACCTGGAGGTGGAGCCATGCGGGCCCTGA
- a CDS encoding DUF3368 domain-containing protein: protein MALDEKLPTVCIDEAVGRRIARLSGLSVTGSVGILLRAKREGHMGEIRHAIQRMQAHGIWLSQRVIHFALRQAGELKKG, encoded by the coding sequence ATGGCATTAGACGAGAAGCTGCCCACGGTCTGCATTGATGAGGCGGTAGGACGACGGATCGCCCGGTTGAGCGGGCTGTCCGTCACTGGCTCCGTTGGCATCTTGCTGCGGGCGAAGCGAGAAGGACATATGGGGGAGATACGCCACGCCATTCAACGGATGCAAGCCCACGGCATTTGGCTAAGTCAACGGGTGATTCACTTTGCCCTCCGCCAGGCAGGAGAGCTGAAGAAAGGGTGA
- a CDS encoding nucleotidyl transferase AbiEii/AbiGii toxin family protein, with the protein MRALTYWKAIMMDQSNFLERVLALLTTHHIRFCVVGGQAVNAYVEPVVSLDLDLVVAVDQLETLERLLAEEFTVRRFPHSLNVSLQGSDLRVQIQMDPRYADFPQRAAPQEVLGLVLPVASLEDTLQGKVWAALDPERRASKRQKDLADIARLLEAYPHLQPLVPAELRQRLL; encoded by the coding sequence ATGCGGGCCCTGACTTACTGGAAAGCAATTATGATGGATCAGTCCAACTTCCTGGAAAGAGTGCTTGCGCTCCTGACCACCCATCACATTCGTTTCTGTGTAGTGGGCGGCCAGGCCGTCAACGCCTACGTGGAACCGGTGGTCAGCCTGGATCTGGACCTGGTCGTGGCAGTCGACCAGCTGGAAACGTTGGAGCGATTGCTGGCAGAGGAATTTACTGTCAGGCGCTTTCCACACAGCCTGAACGTCTCCCTTCAAGGTTCAGACTTGCGAGTTCAGATCCAGATGGATCCACGCTATGCGGATTTTCCCCAACGGGCCGCTCCCCAGGAAGTGCTTGGCCTGGTCCTGCCCGTGGCCAGCCTGGAGGACACCCTGCAGGGGAAAGTCTGGGCGGCGCTGGACCCGGAACGACGGGCCAGCAAACGGCAGAAAGATCTGGCGGACATTGCCCGGCTGCTGGAAGCCTACCCCCACCTGCAGCCCCTGGTTCCGGCCGAACTGCGCCAACGGCTGCTGTAG
- a CDS encoding UPF0175 family protein codes for MPIVVEYPSSLPDALQQSREEFEQEARMAMAVKLFELKRISSGMAAQMAGVDRVTFLLNLHRYGVPMIDLDEEELHADVANA; via the coding sequence ATGCCCATCGTGGTTGAATATCCTTCATCCCTTCCCGATGCCCTGCAGCAATCGCGTGAGGAGTTCGAGCAAGAAGCCAGGATGGCCATGGCCGTTAAACTGTTCGAACTGAAACGGATTTCTTCCGGTATGGCTGCTCAGATGGCCGGCGTTGACCGGGTGACTTTCCTGCTGAATTTGCATCGCTATGGAGTACCGATGATCGATCTGGACGAGGAAGAGCTGCACGCCGACGTGGCCAATGCCTGA
- a CDS encoding nucleotidyltransferase domain-containing protein, with the protein MPIRPLDKTVISWPDRQSVDRAVRRWAAEIGRQRPEVVCIGYFGSYARGDWGVGSDLDIVLVVKGMAPPPISRSLGWDTRTLPVPADVLVYTVEEWQRLQQEEGRFAATLTQETVWVYPGGRTPEEKGES; encoded by the coding sequence ATGCCCATCCGCCCGTTAGACAAGACCGTCATCTCCTGGCCTGATCGGCAAAGCGTTGACCGGGCTGTGCGCCGCTGGGCGGCTGAAATTGGCCGGCAGCGGCCCGAGGTGGTGTGCATCGGCTACTTCGGCTCCTATGCCCGGGGCGACTGGGGGGTGGGTAGCGACCTGGACATCGTGCTCGTGGTGAAGGGCATGGCCCCGCCTCCCATTAGCCGGTCGCTGGGCTGGGACACCCGGACATTGCCCGTACCGGCGGACGTGCTCGTCTACACCGTCGAAGAGTGGCAACGTCTCCAGCAGGAAGAGGGCCGCTTTGCAGCCACCTTGACGCAGGAAACGGTCTGGGTCTACCCTGGTGGCCGAACACCTGAGGAAAAGGGTGAATCATAG